The following nucleotide sequence is from Trichormus variabilis 0441.
AGCTTGAAGTACATGCGAAGGTGCTTGTACCCCTGATGAACAAGCTGCTCCTGTAGAAATCGCTAGTTTTTGACGGACTCTAGCAATAATTGCACTGTTAGAAACATCAGGAATAGAAATATGAAGGTTGCCAGATAATCGGTTATTAACGTCACCATTAATAACTAAACCAGGAACTTTATCCAGTAACAAGTTTTGTAATTTATCTCTAAGGTTAGCGATCGCTTTTTCGTCTTCGTCCATTTCTAATATTCTTAAACGGCAGGCTTCCCCCAACCCAACAATGCCAGGAACATTAAGAGTACCTGAACGTAAGCCTTTTTGATGTCCTCCACCAAACAAAATGGGATTGAGTTGATGTCCTTTTCTTACAACTAAGGCTCCTGACCCTTTTGGCCCATATAACTTATGTGCAGAAAGTGCTAGATAAGTAATGCCCCATTCTTCAAAATTTATAGGGATTTTTCCTACAGCTTGAGAAGCATCACATAAAAAAGGGATATTATATTTTCTTGCTATTTGTCCAATTTCTTGGATAGGATAAATATTTCCAATTTCATTATTTGCTGCCATTATACATATTAATGAAATTCCTGAATCACAAATTTTATTAAGAAAGTCTAAGTTTAATCTGCCCTTTGAATCAATTTGCAAATTGATTATGTCAGCTAAATTTTTCTTAGCAATCATATTACAAGTGTCTAAAACAGCCTTGTGTTCAACTGGTAAAACAGCAATACGAGGTCTTATCTTTGTAGAATTATTATTAGAGACATTGCTT
It contains:
- a CDS encoding cysteine desulfurase family protein, whose translation is MKKITSTNKLDCIYFDYHSTTPVDQRVAEMLLHYMTTEFGNASSIDHIYGDMAKEAVAQASVNVANLVGASSKEVIFTSGATESINLVIQSNVSNNNSTKIRPRIAVLPVEHKAVLDTCNMIAKKNLADIINLQIDSKGRLNLDFLNKICDSGISLICIMAANNEIGNIYPIQEIGQIARKYNIPFLCDASQAVGKIPINFEEWGITYLALSAHKLYGPKGSGALVVRKGHQLNPILFGGGHQKGLRSGTLNVPGIVGLGEACRLRILEMDEDEKAIANLRDKLQNLLLDKVPGLVINGDVNNRLSGNLHISIPDVSNSAIIARVRQKLAISTGAACSSGVQAPSHVLQAMDLPTDIIDGALRIGIGKFTKLEEIEQAAEILSLAVQQTRQVMYC